From the Cucumis sativus cultivar 9930 chromosome 5, Cucumber_9930_V3, whole genome shotgun sequence genome, the window GAAGATATTGAAGAGCTCCGGCTTTTCCAGCATGTTTTGGCAATACGTCCAAATACATTCCACTGCTGTACACTATTTTTACATCCAACTGACATAGTATTAACAACGAGTTAAGAAACCTCAAGGGGACGAGGCAGAGGTTCTTAAGAGTTCCGCCAAAACTAGAGATGTCATGGACTGCGTCGGGGCATTTGGTTAGCGATAAAAACAAAGAGTGAGGTTGAGTTGATAATTGTAGGAAAGTAATCCGGGAGAGTTGATACGAATAACGCAAGTGAGAAATTTGAGTAATTTAGTGAGAAAACATCCTTAATTATTGGTGAACCAAAAGGTAggttgattatattttttttactcattCAACTCAACTCTCCCAAATTACTAAAGTTGTCAAACAACAActataaaagttataaatatatatagtaacgtttttaaaaattgaactatAATAAGGGTTTATCCTTAAAAACCGTTATATTTacgattattttaaaatgatgcTATACACTTCATTATCGTCCCTAAAATTACCGTCCATTATAATTACCTTAGACTTAGAgttaaaatgtttgatttttttatataatttctaaaaattaaaatttaagtattaacattttctaaactaactttttatattgtatatatataattagggATATGCAAATCTTtacccaaaaacaaaagaaaagagaagagaagaaaagaaagaaaaacttacccCTCGTTTCTCTAAACATTGAGAAAGAAGATTGATGACTCGTGGGGCTTTATCCTTCTCTATTAAGAAGCCGACCTTATGAGCTCCTTGCTCCGTTTGTGACTACAAAATGTTCAACCAAATATCCAAATCAAACCCCATTAACAACATTACATTACAAATTACATCAAATATCAATACCTGCAACTGCTTAAGTTCCGGAAATTTTAGGGTTTCCTCAACGACAATATCTCGATTCCAGTTTTGATTCAAAAACTGTTCccattcttcattttcaaccaTTGAATCACCATACTCAATCACCGTTCCAAGAGATGTTATCGTTAAATCAGGAGTCAACAGAGGTCTCTCCTTCCTTAATTTTCTATAACTCGTCAACGATCTTCCAGTTGAGAATACGAGAAGAGAATCTCGACGGTAATAGGCTTCCCATAAGGCATTGAATTTGAGAAGCGAGATGTTGTGTTTATCGTTGTGATCGACCTATAATTTACGATCATCGTATCGAAAAAgtggagaaggaaaaaagaaaaaaggaataagaaaCCCATACCATTGTTTGATCGAGATCGGAAACTATCATGAGCTTTGGTGAAGAATCCAATCGATTCATTGTGAAATAATGATGATTACTATTAGTAGATTGAAGTTTGGGATTTGAATTGAAGCGCCAATGGATCGTATGAATCTAATCAACTAATCAACGATCaaagtataaaaatgaaatcggTCAtcaatatattcatttttaatttcttataagATAGGAAGTCAtcaatatattgattttttatttttgaaaaaatagtatttataattgttggtcatcaatatataattttttattttttaaaaaatagtatttataattgttggttttcaatatattaattttttttaaaaaaagtatatgaaTGGAGGATTAGAAaacattattgttttatatatatatataatcatatttttctaatggacaaagatataatttgattatggTAATGTTTATCgagattttttaattttatgacaACATGGATGAGATGTTGATATCGAAGAACAAAAGTAAACTTGTAAAAACACGATCTAACTGTTCGGCTTCATTATTTTGGACACCAAATCTCTAAAGATTATTAAGCTTTCAATATAAAtgttctctcttttattttaataattgtaattTCAATATTAGGATTAAACTTGTATTAGATTTAGATAtgaacaattaaattatttttctatgtgATAAAGATTAGGCATGATATGATAactatttgaaattattattccAACTTAGTCATTGTACTTCAACATCAATAACAAATTAGTCTCAAAActtcaattattattgatttaatttgtattatacCATTGTgaaaaattctaataaatttgattactAGATACAATATGGAGGAATATGTTAAGGTCGGAGATAGATGACCCAAAAAttaagagataaaataaaatattcccgaggtacttttaacttttcttgCAAATGAAATTACCAAAACAAAACgtaaaaccataaaaaaaactgAGGCCTTTTCATGTCCTTTTTATGTACTTTcttgctctctctctctctctcactctcgTTGTTCGTTATCTCATTGACGTTCGAGGACTAACGATGACATATCTACAAGgttttgagaaatttaagAACGACCGATCGACCGACGCAagtaaacaaagaaaattggaGATTTGAATCCGTTATCTCGCATGAACTGTTGTATTCCAAATTTCCAAGAATCGAATTGAAGAATTTCAAAACACAAAGGGGAGAATAGCCTTAATATGGGAAGGAAAGTCTTCAAATTTAGAAAGGTACCACTTCCTTGTAGCATAGCTTCTTCCGATCAAGAACAACGCCGATCCCACCACGAACACCACCACGAACAACGTCTGTGAAACAAATGCAATTCCCAAGAACTCCACTATCTCAAACAGATAATGAGGACACACAATCACTTTAAACAACCCTCCCTTCGGAATCTTATACTCTCGATCGCCTCCACTTCTCAATCTCGACAGTAAAACATGGTGATAGAAATTACCTGTAATTCCAATCCCATACATCGCCAATCCCGCCGCCTTCAGATCAATTTCCGGCTCCGCCAGATCCAGGGCAACAATCTGAGCGTAGATCGTGGTGCCGGAGAAGAGAAGGTAAGAAAGGGAGGTCATAATGGCGTCGGTGAGAGCCATTTTGTTGCTGTATTTGTGAACGAACAGGACCTCGGAGATGCGtttgaagaaatggaaaaggagGAGGGAAATGATGAGGAAGATTCTGGAGGAGAGAAGGAAATGGTGAGGGACGAGGAAGAGGGAGAAAGCAGGGAGGTAACAGAGAAGCATGGCGGAAC encodes:
- the LOC101205408 gene encoding steroid 5-alpha-reductase DET2, with translation MAATAFLFSPFSSLFLLSLSSLTFLSILLLVSGEFLGHPLRYSKFWTPNSKPHLPSRSAMLLCYLPAFSLFLVPHHFLLSSRIFLIISLLLFHFFKRISEVLFVHKYSNKMALTDAIMTSLSYLLFSGTTIYAQIVALDLAEPEIDLKAAGLAMYGIGITGNFYHHVLLSRLRSGGDREYKIPKGGLFKVIVCPHYLFEIVEFLGIAFVSQTLFVVVFVVGSALFLIGRSYATRKWYLSKFEDFPSHIKAILPFVF